TATTCTGCCGGCTATACCAGTATTGACGGCAAAGAAGAATTCGGTTCTCCAAAAACTGGGTTTCACTTTATTACAAAGAGTAATTATAGCAAACAAATTCCTGCATACCAAGCGTGGACACAAGGAGAAGCAACCGAATCACGATACTGGTTTCCGTCAATTGATATACCCCAGGTCAAATTTACTTTGGATATCGAAGTCTCTGCACCACAAGGGTACGATGTAATTTCAAATGGATTATTAGAATCAAAGGTTATGAAAGATGAATTTGTAATTTGGAAGTATGTTGAAAAAAGACCCCTTCCTTCTTACCTTATTTCAGTTGTAATTGGTACGTTTTCACATTATGAATCAAAATATAGAGACGTTTCCCTCTACTATTACTGGCCAGAAGAGATTAAAGAAGAAGATGCCATGTTAACTTTTTCTGAGACTCCGAAAATGTTAAAATTCTTTGAAGAATATTTCGAAACCAATTATCCTTTCAAAAAATACTCTCAGACCGCTGTTGATAATTTTGAGTTTGGAGGTATGGAAAATACCACCTGCACTACTTTAACCAGGAGAGTTTTGCATGATAAAAAAGCTTCTAGCGACTATAGAAATGATATTTTTTTGGTCGTTCACGAGCTTGCACACCAGTGGTTTGGAGATATGGTTACCTGCAAAGATTGGCCGCATATTTGGTTAAATGAAGGATTTGCCACATATTGTGAATCATTGTATTGGGAAAATTCTCGTGGAAAAGATGAATTTCAGTATAACTTGATAGAAGCTACAGATATTTATTTTGAAGAATCAAATACACTCTATAACAGACCAATTGTTACTAATTTATATAAACATGTAGATGATTTGTTTGACGCCCATTCATATGAAAAATCAGGGTTTATCCTCCACATGATTCGAAATCATGTAGGAGAGAATAATTTTAGAAAATCACTTAAGGTCTATTTGGAAAAATATCAGAACAGATCGGCTGAAACGCTAGACTTGCTAAAAGTAATTGAAGAAGTCTCAGGTAGAGAAATGGCATCATTTTTTGACCAATGGATTTACAAACAAGGTCACCCTAAATTGGAGATCGAGTATTCTCTGGAGAATAGTGATTCTATTGAGAATGTTAACAGAAATTCTCAAAGACTGAAAATCAAAATCTTACAGAAAAACATAGATGATAGCTATGAAGATTCCTTTAGATATTATCAATTTCAATTGGAATTTAAAATAAAAATTGTAGATAGTTCTGGTCAAAAAAACCAAATGGCGCATTTAATGAATGTGAATAACAATGATTCAGAGTCGTTTGTAGATATAGTCGGCAATTTCAATATTGAATCGATCTCCATTGATCCAGAATTTAAGATTCTAAAAGAAATAAGTTCTATTAAAGTAGTAAATGAAACCAGAGACTTTCAATTAAAGAAATTGCTTCATAACCAAGTGA
This Candidatus Nitrosocosmicus oleophilus DNA region includes the following protein-coding sequences:
- a CDS encoding M1 family aminopeptidase, with the translated sequence MIQLNKDSIETEKKVSEKKRFVFPGSKVHSMPFLSFTIEHMSLKIKPDLVNKILLDCEQQITIRAFDDLAEIVLDISDLKVSKVNSQSINISNFRCVDNKQVIIEFSEQFRAGSTVNVDISYSAGYTSIDGKEEFGSPKTGFHFITKSNYSKQIPAYQAWTQGEATESRYWFPSIDIPQVKFTLDIEVSAPQGYDVISNGLLESKVMKDEFVIWKYVEKRPLPSYLISVVIGTFSHYESKYRDVSLYYYWPEEIKEEDAMLTFSETPKMLKFFEEYFETNYPFKKYSQTAVDNFEFGGMENTTCTTLTRRVLHDKKASSDYRNDIFLVVHELAHQWFGDMVTCKDWPHIWLNEGFATYCESLYWENSRGKDEFQYNLIEATDIYFEESNTLYNRPIVTNLYKHVDDLFDAHSYEKSGFILHMIRNHVGENNFRKSLKVYLEKYQNRSAETLDLLKVIEEVSGREMASFFDQWIYKQGHPKLEIEYSLENSDSIENVNRNSQRLKIKILQKNIDDSYEDSFRYYQFQLEFKIKIVDSSGQKNQMAHLMNVNNNDSESFVDIVGNFNIESISIDPEFKILKEISSIKVVNETRDFQLKKLLHNQVKCGETIVERINALRLLKDRYSEDGIRALYDAIVQDKFYGVAIEAANTLGSFYDKNNYEKSDNSYQCLVSILSSKSTFDALRSEVKKAVIRNIGIFERVESISLLKDVIHGSRDESNFVRSSAATALGKSSKEVEEVKNKFQVISLLKNLVEETETFQNVLATGALEGLKELATDKDNQIRIEVANFFLENTLESKDYFVRAQATSNLAKFLVSKNDTVDADTSAMHQAVFNRLKDLLRDDRRKIKINACSALADKDGRFHTIPDKRTYETIQVLIDVAKNDMDGFVRRKAEHSANIVREWIHTWASKPLLVNSEPSSSS